From Asterias rubens chromosome 6, eAstRub1.3, whole genome shotgun sequence, one genomic window encodes:
- the LOC117291119 gene encoding m-AAA protease-interacting protein 1, mitochondrial-like produces the protein MKRSNHCVPFFTNHKLFCESQQQKPKTTLLQLQPALKCVQTSQLRPFSSESDGENEKKVKPIFVAIPNPFKLIRNKIYFWMIRSYFDPDFKAEDFTEGAMQAMCTISRFISDGNFDQLEGLMSRKLLDEVKETLKDLGMRDRANIVVNTDDVLHIFPQNVAVHYDESGGKFLNILMRFWCHSMSSEESDKGVVGMRIGRPPPGVSQEEFNNMGSVISCTYEFHRDFSPGVDPSWMVTYIQHGKWLNTEARWLPKEWTRD, from the exons ATGAAACGAAGTAATCATTGTGTGCCTTTCTTTACAAATCACAAACTTTTCTGTGagtcacaacaacaaaaaccgaAAACAACACTTCTGCAACTGCAACCTGCTTTGAAATGTGTTCAAACAAGCCAGTTGCGACCGTTTTCCAGTGAGTCCGATGGAGAGAATGAGAAAAAAGTTAAACCCATTTTTGTTGCAATTCCCAATCCCTTCAAACTGATCAGAAACAAGATCTATTTCTGGATGATTCGGTCTTATTTTGATCCTGACTTCAAAGCAGAAGATTTCACTGAAGGAGCTATGCAG GCAATGTGTACAATATCAAGATTCATTTCTGATGGTAACTTTGACCAACTGGAGGGACTGATGTCCAGAAAG ctTTTAGATGAAGTCAAGGAGACATTGAAAGACCTTGGGATGAGAGATCGTGCTAATATAGTTGTCAACACGGATGACGTTCTGCATATATTCCCACAGAATGTTGCTGTCCATTACGATGAAAGTG gTGGAAAGTTTCTAAATATATTGATGCGTTTCTGGTGTCATAGCATGTCGTCAGAGGAGAGTGATAAAGGAGTTGTTGGAATGCGTATTGGTAGACCGCCCCCTGGAGTGTCTCAAGAGGAGTTTAATAACATGGGCAGTGTCATCAGCTGTACATATGA gttCCACCGTGACTTTTCTCCAGGAGTTGACCCTAGCTGGATGGTGACCTACATTCAGCACGGTAAATGGCTGAACACCGAGGCCCGATGGCTTCCCAAGGAATGGACCAGAGATTAG
- the LOC117291611 gene encoding tRNA wybutosine-synthesizing protein 5-like has product MAESVRIFEGVDKDLFTSDIYPQRKPAVLRGLDIGECKTKWTEEYLCKCVGSQEVKVHVSPSANMDFVNKNYAYRTLPFDKFLRRAAQSKHDEFFFEPDEKYYFRALGGDPRKEPADITKQFPSLAPDVTIPQFFEADTMFSTILRLGSAGVQLWTHYDIMDNLLIQISGHKRVVFFSPQDATNLYLTGDKSAVLDIENPDFSRYPAFRHARPMECHLQPGDVLFIPALWFHNVRSLDFSVAVNVFFRHLEANCYDTKDPYGNKDPQAAARALQILNRALKCLEELPDNYRDFYGRRMVSQIESKVYLKS; this is encoded by the exons ATGGCCGAAAGTGTGCGCATTTTTGAAGGAGTTGATAAAGATTTATTCACCAGTGATATCTACCCACAG AGGAAACCTGCTGTCCTGAGAGGTCTAGATATTGgtgaatgcaaaacaaaatggacaGAAGAGTACCTCTGCAAATGTGTTGGTTCtcaagaggtcaaagttcatgtTAGCCCTTCAGCAAATATggattttgtaaacaaaaactacgCATACAG AACTTTGCCATTTGACAAGTTTTTGAGACGTGCTGCTCAATCTAAACATGATGAGTTCTTCTTTGAACCG GATGAGAAGTATTACTTCCGTGCTCTTGGAGGCGACCCAAGAAAG GAACCCGCAGATATAACTAAACAGTTTCCGTCTCTAGCACCTGATGTAACGATCCCTCAGTTCTTCGAAGCAGACACAATGTTCTCCACTATTCTCCGATTAGGATCAGCTGGGGTGCAACTATGGACCCATTACGAT ATAATGGACAACCTCTTGATTCAGATCAGTGGTCACAAGCGAGTCGTGTTCTTCAGTCCTCAAGATGCCACTAATTTATATCTCACAG GAGATAAGTCAGCAGTGTTAGACATTGAGAATCCAGACTTCAGTCGATACCCAGCTTTCAGACATGCAAGACCAATGGAGTGTCACTTACAACCAGGAGATGTTCTCTTTATACCTG CACTTTGGTTTCACAATGTCCGCTCCTTAGACTTCAGTGTTGCTGTGAATGTATTCTTCAGGCATCTAGAAGCAAATTGCTATGACACCAAGGACCCTTACGGTAACAAAGACCCGCAAGCAGCTGCAAGAGCTCTGCAGATTCTAAACAGAGCTCTGAAGTGCCTCGAAGAACTGCCGGACAACTACAGGGATTTTTACGGCAGGAGGATGGTGTCTCAGATCGAGTCTAAAGTTTATTTGAAGTCTTGA
- the LOC117291588 gene encoding uncharacterized protein LOC117291588 isoform X1 produces MDKVTVKWLEGWVDYEEEVSRTRIKTPNPLKIGMEVQVVCTLKQQYNIYSAKILKITRHGRSDSDDESTSHCLTTAHCPTRGATTTNTSTTLRNGHLNSIPNKRVSIKRRNSFGDGSLPAHGVSSKKVKHQSSYSDQVNAVPDQDLVIDEGMPSSSETSQLHPKHHNSPMNSNHSNQPSMMTQMTKILTELRQLSKQVSDLQATVSAHSCSCLGRRDVRSTKPDRIPKCVTMGDGQVQIGSKETALLTLDENDYFTVWYQVNNPKDFIVKLLPKVFSTEQLKRSNFNGGQVYNGTDHIMKDKLKDKEPFIALMAEAEKEFPNSMTSPDFERQLRYAVNNKCRR; encoded by the exons ATGGATAAAGTAACGGTTAAGTGGCTGGAAGGATGGGTAGATTACGAGGAAGAGGTGTCAAGAACTCGCATAAAGACACCCAACCCACTCAAGATCGGCATGGAGGTACAGGTTGTATGCACGTTAAAGCAGCAGTACAATATTTATTCTGCAAAGATTCTCAAAATCACTCGTCATGGACGTAGTGATAGTGATGATGAAAGTACTTCTCACTGCCTAACCACTGCTCATTGCCCAACTAGAGGAGCCACTACTACTAATACTTCGACTACTTTGAGGAACGGACACTTAAACAGTAtcccaaacaaaa GAGTATCAATAAAACGTCGAAACAGCTTTGGTGATGGAAGTCTTCCTGCACATGGAGTTTCAtccaaaaaagtaaaacatcaAAGTTCATACAGTGACCAAGTCAATGCTGTTCCAGACCAGGACCTTGTGATTGACGAAGGAATGCCTTCATCTAGTGAAACCAGCCAGCTTCATCCAAAACACCACAACAGTCCGATGAACTCTAATCATTCAAATCAACCATCAATGATGAcacaaatgacaaagatcttGACAGAGTTAAGACAGCTCTCCAAACAGGTTTCTGATCTTCAGGCTACTGTGTCGGCGCATTCATGTTCGTGTTTGGGTCGACGTGACGTCCGTTCTACTAAACCTGATCGAATCCCAAAGTGTGTAACTATGGGGGATGGTCAAGTGCAGATTGGTTCTAAAGAAACGGCTCTTCTCACACTAGATGAAAATGACTACTTCACTGTGTGGTATCAAGTAAACAATCCCAAAGATTTCATCGTGAAACTTTTACCAAAAGTATTTAGCACCGAACAGCTCAAGAGATCCAACTTTAATGGTGGACAAGTTTATAACGGAACGGATCACATCATGAAAGACAAGCTGAAAGATAAAGAGCCTTTCATTGCTTTAATGGCAGAAGCAGAGAAGGAGTTTCCAAATAGTATGACTTCACCAGACTTTGAAAGACAACTGAGATACGCAGTCAATAACAAGTGCCGAAGATGA
- the LOC117291588 gene encoding uncharacterized protein LOC117291588 isoform X2, producing MGRLRGRGVKNSHKDTQPTQDRHGGVSIKRRNSFGDGSLPAHGVSSKKVKHQSSYSDQVNAVPDQDLVIDEGMPSSSETSQLHPKHHNSPMNSNHSNQPSMMTQMTKILTELRQLSKQVSDLQATVSAHSCSCLGRRDVRSTKPDRIPKCVTMGDGQVQIGSKETALLTLDENDYFTVWYQVNNPKDFIVKLLPKVFSTEQLKRSNFNGGQVYNGTDHIMKDKLKDKEPFIALMAEAEKEFPNSMTSPDFERQLRYAVNNKCRR from the exons ATGGGTAGATTACGAGGAAGAGGTGTCAAGAACTCGCATAAAGACACCCAACCCACTCAAGATCGGCATGGAG GAGTATCAATAAAACGTCGAAACAGCTTTGGTGATGGAAGTCTTCCTGCACATGGAGTTTCAtccaaaaaagtaaaacatcaAAGTTCATACAGTGACCAAGTCAATGCTGTTCCAGACCAGGACCTTGTGATTGACGAAGGAATGCCTTCATCTAGTGAAACCAGCCAGCTTCATCCAAAACACCACAACAGTCCGATGAACTCTAATCATTCAAATCAACCATCAATGATGAcacaaatgacaaagatcttGACAGAGTTAAGACAGCTCTCCAAACAGGTTTCTGATCTTCAGGCTACTGTGTCGGCGCATTCATGTTCGTGTTTGGGTCGACGTGACGTCCGTTCTACTAAACCTGATCGAATCCCAAAGTGTGTAACTATGGGGGATGGTCAAGTGCAGATTGGTTCTAAAGAAACGGCTCTTCTCACACTAGATGAAAATGACTACTTCACTGTGTGGTATCAAGTAAACAATCCCAAAGATTTCATCGTGAAACTTTTACCAAAAGTATTTAGCACCGAACAGCTCAAGAGATCCAACTTTAATGGTGGACAAGTTTATAACGGAACGGATCACATCATGAAAGACAAGCTGAAAGATAAAGAGCCTTTCATTGCTTTAATGGCAGAAGCAGAGAAGGAGTTTCCAAATAGTATGACTTCACCAGACTTTGAAAGACAACTGAGATACGCAGTCAATAACAAGTGCCGAAGATGA